The following proteins are encoded in a genomic region of Burkholderia pyrrocinia:
- the glp gene encoding gephyrin-like molybdotransferase Glp, producing the protein MPNPNPAAPRAPMLSTAEALAALLEAAKPLPGAETVATLDALGRVLAADVSSPLDVPPMHTSAMDGYAVRVADLLHGERRLPVSQRIPAGHPAAPLTAGTAARIFTGATVPPGADAVVMQEQASADGDAVEILHTPKAGEWITAQGADIRQGSVILPAGTRLTPQALGLAASVGCAQLSVARRIRVAVFFTGDELTMPGEPLRPGAIYNSNRFTLRGLLERLGCHVTDYGIVPDSLAATRDTLREAARDHDVILTSGGVSVGDEDHVKPAVEAEGRLALWQIAMKPGKPLAYGAVRRGDDRPAAHFIGLPGNPVSSFVTFLLFVRPFLLRLSGVRDVTPRALSLRADFSQSKGDRRNEFLRARVNAAGGLDLFPNQSSAVLTSTVWGDGLIDNPPQHAISAGETVRFIPFSELLS; encoded by the coding sequence ATGCCGAACCCGAATCCCGCGGCGCCGCGCGCGCCGATGCTGTCGACTGCCGAGGCGCTCGCCGCGCTGCTCGAAGCCGCGAAGCCGCTGCCCGGCGCCGAAACCGTCGCCACGCTCGATGCGCTGGGCCGCGTGCTGGCGGCCGACGTGAGTTCGCCGCTCGACGTGCCGCCGATGCATACGAGCGCGATGGACGGCTATGCGGTGCGCGTCGCCGACCTGCTGCACGGCGAGCGGCGTTTGCCGGTGTCGCAGCGCATTCCGGCCGGCCATCCGGCCGCGCCGCTCACGGCCGGCACGGCCGCGCGGATCTTCACTGGCGCGACGGTGCCGCCTGGCGCCGACGCCGTCGTGATGCAGGAGCAGGCATCGGCCGACGGCGACGCGGTCGAGATCCTGCACACGCCGAAGGCCGGTGAATGGATCACCGCGCAGGGCGCGGACATCCGGCAAGGTTCGGTGATCCTGCCGGCCGGCACGCGGCTCACGCCGCAGGCGCTCGGTCTTGCCGCATCGGTTGGCTGCGCGCAACTGTCGGTCGCACGGCGGATTCGCGTCGCGGTGTTCTTCACCGGCGACGAACTGACGATGCCGGGCGAGCCGCTGAGGCCCGGCGCGATCTACAACTCGAACCGCTTCACGCTGCGCGGGCTGCTGGAGCGGCTCGGCTGCCACGTGACCGACTACGGGATCGTGCCCGACTCGCTCGCCGCGACGCGCGACACGCTGCGCGAGGCCGCGCGAGATCACGACGTGATCCTGACGAGCGGCGGCGTGTCGGTCGGCGACGAGGATCACGTGAAGCCGGCCGTCGAGGCCGAAGGGCGGCTCGCGCTGTGGCAGATCGCGATGAAGCCGGGCAAGCCGCTCGCCTACGGCGCGGTGCGCCGCGGCGACGATCGCCCCGCTGCGCATTTCATCGGATTGCCCGGCAACCCTGTATCGAGCTTCGTCACGTTCCTGCTGTTCGTGCGGCCGTTCCTGCTGCGCCTGTCCGGCGTGCGCGACGTCACGCCGCGTGCGCTGTCGCTGCGCGCCGACTTTTCGCAAAGCAAGGGCGATCGGCGCAACGAATTCCTGCGCGCGCGCGTCAACGCGGCCGGCGGCCTCGATCTGTTCCCGAACCAGAGCTCGGCGGTGCTGACGTCGACGGTCTGGGGCGACGGCCTGATCGACAATCCGCCGCAGCACGCGATCAGCGCGGGCGAGACCGTGCGTTTCATTCCGTTTTCCGAATTGCTGTCGTAA
- the thrC gene encoding threonine synthase, which translates to MNYISTRGAGIGERHTFSDILLGGLAKDGGLYLPAEYPKVSADELARWRTLPYADLAFEILAKFCDDVPADDLRAITRRTYTADVYSNTRHGESASDITPLRTLGTENGAPLSLLELSNGPTLAFKDMAMQLLGNLFEYTLAKHGEALNILGATSGDTGSAAEYAMRGKVGVRVFMLSPHQKMSAFQTAQMFSLQDPNIFNLAVEGVFDDCQDIVKAVSNDHAYKAQQKIGTVNSINWARVVAQVVYYFKGYFAATQSNDERVSFTVPSGNFGNVCAGHIARMMGLPIAKLVVATNENDVLDEFFRTGAYRVRSAENTYHTSSPSMDISKASNFERFVFDLLGRDPARVMQLFRDVEEKGGFDLAASGDFARVAEFGFVSGRSSHTDRIATIRDVFSRYNTTIDTHTADGLKVAREHLDAGVPMVVLETAQPIKFGETIREALDREPERPAAFDGIEALPQRFEVVKADAQQVKDFIAAHTGA; encoded by the coding sequence ATGAACTACATCTCCACGCGCGGCGCCGGCATCGGCGAGCGCCACACGTTCTCCGACATCCTGCTCGGCGGTCTCGCGAAGGACGGCGGGCTCTACCTGCCGGCCGAGTATCCGAAGGTTTCCGCCGACGAGCTCGCGCGCTGGCGCACGCTGCCGTACGCGGATCTCGCGTTCGAGATCCTGGCGAAGTTCTGCGACGACGTGCCGGCCGACGACCTGCGCGCGATCACGCGCCGCACGTACACGGCCGACGTGTACAGCAACACGCGCCACGGCGAGAGCGCGTCCGACATCACGCCGCTGAGGACGCTCGGCACCGAGAACGGCGCGCCGCTGTCGCTGCTCGAACTGTCGAACGGCCCGACGCTCGCGTTCAAGGACATGGCGATGCAGTTGCTCGGCAACCTGTTCGAGTACACGCTCGCGAAGCACGGCGAGGCGCTGAACATTCTCGGTGCGACGTCGGGCGACACGGGCAGCGCGGCCGAATACGCGATGCGCGGCAAGGTCGGCGTGCGCGTGTTCATGCTGTCGCCGCACCAGAAGATGAGCGCGTTCCAGACGGCCCAGATGTTCAGCCTGCAGGATCCGAACATCTTCAACCTCGCGGTCGAAGGCGTGTTCGACGACTGCCAGGACATCGTGAAGGCCGTGTCGAACGATCACGCGTACAAGGCGCAGCAGAAGATCGGCACGGTCAACTCGATCAACTGGGCGCGCGTCGTCGCGCAGGTCGTGTACTACTTCAAGGGTTATTTCGCGGCGACGCAGTCCAACGACGAGCGCGTGTCGTTCACGGTGCCGTCGGGCAACTTCGGCAACGTCTGCGCGGGCCACATCGCGCGGATGATGGGGCTGCCGATCGCGAAGCTGGTGGTCGCGACCAACGAGAACGACGTGCTCGACGAGTTCTTCCGCACGGGCGCGTATCGCGTGCGCAGTGCCGAGAACACGTATCACACGAGCAGCCCGAGCATGGACATCTCGAAGGCGTCCAACTTCGAGCGCTTCGTGTTCGACCTGCTCGGCCGCGATCCGGCACGCGTGATGCAGTTGTTCCGCGACGTCGAGGAGAAGGGCGGCTTCGATCTCGCGGCGAGCGGCGATTTCGCGCGCGTCGCCGAGTTCGGTTTCGTGTCGGGCCGCAGCAGCCACACGGACCGCATCGCGACGATCCGCGACGTGTTCTCGCGCTACAACACGACGATCGATACGCATACGGCCGACGGCCTGAAGGTCGCGCGCGAGCATCTCGACGCGGGCGTGCCGATGGTCGTGCTCGAGACCGCCCAGCCGATCAAGTTCGGCGAGACGATCCGCGAAGCGCTCGATCGCGAGCCCGAGCGGCCGGCCGCATTCGACGGGATCGAGGCGCTGCCGCAGCGCTTCGAGGTCGTGAAGGCCGACGCGCAGCAAGTGAAGGACTTCATCGCCGCACATACGGGCGCATGA
- a CDS encoding homoserine dehydrogenase: protein MEPIKVGLLGFGTVGSGTFTVLRRNQEEIKRRAGRGIEVTRIAVRNPAKAQAALGGDAGTAQITDDFNSVVDDPSIAIIAEMIGGTGIARELVLRAIANGKHVVTANKALLAVHGTEIFSAAREQGVMVAFEAAVAGGIPIIKALREGLTANRIQYIAGIINGTTNYILSEMRDRGLDFATALKAAQELGYAEADPTFDIEGVDAAHKATIMSAIAFGVPVQFDRAYVEGISKLDATDIRYAEELGYRIKLLGITRRAENGIELRVHPTLIPEKRLLANVEGAMNAVVVHGDAVGTTLYYGKGAGAEPTASAVVADLVDVTRLHTADPEHRVPHLAFQPDSLSNTPILPIEEVTSGYYLRLRVADQTGVLAAITRILAESGISIDALLQKESEQVDDANGETDIILITHETIEKNVNAAIAQIESLATVVSNVTKLRMEALN from the coding sequence ATGGAACCGATCAAAGTTGGCCTGTTGGGCTTCGGCACGGTGGGCAGCGGCACCTTCACGGTGCTGCGCCGCAACCAGGAAGAAATCAAGCGACGCGCGGGGCGCGGCATCGAGGTGACGCGCATTGCCGTGCGCAACCCGGCCAAGGCGCAGGCTGCGCTCGGCGGCGACGCCGGCACCGCGCAGATCACCGACGATTTCAATTCGGTCGTCGACGATCCGTCGATCGCGATCATTGCCGAGATGATCGGCGGCACGGGCATTGCGCGCGAGCTCGTGCTGCGCGCGATTGCGAACGGCAAGCACGTCGTGACGGCGAACAAGGCGCTGCTCGCGGTGCACGGCACCGAGATCTTCTCGGCCGCACGCGAGCAGGGCGTGATGGTCGCGTTCGAAGCGGCCGTCGCCGGCGGCATCCCGATCATCAAGGCGCTGCGCGAAGGCCTGACCGCGAACCGCATCCAGTACATCGCGGGCATCATCAACGGCACGACCAACTACATCCTGTCGGAAATGCGCGACCGCGGGCTCGACTTCGCGACCGCGCTGAAGGCTGCGCAGGAGCTCGGCTACGCGGAAGCCGATCCGACCTTCGACATCGAAGGCGTCGACGCCGCGCACAAGGCGACGATCATGAGCGCGATCGCGTTCGGCGTGCCGGTGCAGTTCGACCGCGCGTACGTCGAGGGTATCAGCAAGCTCGACGCGACCGACATCCGCTATGCGGAAGAGCTCGGCTACCGGATCAAGCTGCTCGGCATCACGCGCCGCGCCGAAAACGGCATCGAACTGCGCGTGCACCCGACGCTGATCCCGGAGAAGCGCCTGCTCGCGAACGTCGAAGGCGCGATGAACGCGGTCGTCGTGCATGGCGACGCGGTCGGCACGACGCTGTACTACGGCAAGGGTGCGGGCGCGGAGCCGACCGCATCGGCGGTCGTCGCGGATCTCGTCGACGTCACGCGCCTGCATACGGCCGACCCCGAGCATCGCGTGCCGCACCTCGCGTTCCAGCCCGACAGCCTGTCGAACACGCCGATTTTGCCGATCGAGGAAGTCACGAGCGGCTACTACCTGCGCCTGCGGGTGGCCGACCAGACGGGCGTGCTCGCCGCCATCACGCGCATCCTCGCCGAATCGGGCATCTCGATCGACGCGCTGCTGCAGAAGGAGTCGGAACAGGTCGACGACGCGAACGGCGAAACCGACATCATCCTGATCACGCACGAAACGATCGAGAAGAACGTCAATGCGGCGATCGCGCAAATCGAGAGCCTCGCGACGGTCGTCTCGAATGTGACGAAGCTGCGCATGGAAGCGCTGAACTGA
- a CDS encoding pyridoxal phosphate-dependent aminotransferase, translating to MKPIQKSNKLLNVCYDIRGPVLEHAKRLEEEGHRIIKLNIGNLAPFGFDAPDEIIQDMIRNLPTSSGYSDSKGVFSARKAVMHYTQQKGVVGVGLDDIYIGNGASELIVMATQALLNDGDEVLLPAPDYPLWTAAVSLSGGTPVHYVCDEQNAWMPDLDDIRSKITPNTKAIVVINPNNPTGALYSDELLLELLEIARQHGLIVFADEVYDKIVYDGLEHTAMGSLSEDVITVTFNSLSKSYRSCGYRAGWMAVSGLGGDNRRHAKDYLEGLGILSSMRLCANVPGQFAIQTALGGYQSINELIVPSGRLYKQRELAYDMLTSIPGVTCVKPQAALYMFPRLDPKLYPIQNDQQFILDLLLEERVLLVQGTGFNWATPDHFRVVFLPNLDDLTDSIERIARFLDGYRKRHSA from the coding sequence GTGAAACCGATTCAGAAGTCGAACAAGCTGCTCAACGTCTGCTACGACATCCGTGGCCCGGTGCTCGAGCACGCCAAGCGCCTCGAGGAAGAAGGCCACCGCATCATCAAGCTGAACATCGGCAACCTCGCGCCGTTCGGTTTCGACGCGCCGGACGAGATCATCCAGGACATGATCCGCAATCTGCCGACGTCGTCGGGCTATTCGGATTCGAAGGGCGTGTTCTCGGCCCGCAAGGCCGTGATGCACTACACGCAGCAAAAGGGCGTCGTGGGCGTCGGCCTCGACGACATCTACATCGGCAACGGCGCGTCCGAGCTGATCGTGATGGCGACCCAGGCGCTGCTGAACGACGGCGACGAAGTGCTGCTGCCCGCGCCCGACTACCCGCTGTGGACGGCGGCGGTGAGCCTGTCGGGCGGCACGCCGGTGCATTATGTCTGCGACGAGCAGAACGCGTGGATGCCCGATCTCGACGACATTCGCAGCAAGATCACGCCGAACACGAAGGCGATCGTCGTGATCAACCCGAACAACCCGACGGGCGCGCTTTATTCCGACGAATTGCTGCTCGAACTGCTCGAGATCGCGCGCCAGCACGGGCTGATCGTGTTCGCCGACGAGGTCTACGACAAGATCGTCTACGACGGCCTCGAGCACACGGCGATGGGTTCGCTGTCGGAGGATGTGATCACCGTCACGTTCAACAGCCTGTCGAAGAGCTATCGCTCGTGCGGCTACCGCGCGGGCTGGATGGCCGTGTCGGGCCTCGGCGGCGACAACCGCCGGCATGCGAAGGATTACCTCGAGGGGCTCGGCATCCTGTCGTCGATGCGCCTGTGCGCGAACGTGCCCGGGCAGTTCGCGATCCAGACGGCGCTCGGCGGCTACCAGAGCATCAACGAGCTTATCGTGCCGAGCGGGCGCCTGTACAAACAGCGCGAACTCGCGTATGACATGCTTACGTCGATTCCGGGCGTGACCTGCGTGAAGCCGCAGGCCGCGCTGTACATGTTTCCGCGCCTCGACCCGAAGCTCTACCCGATCCAGAACGACCAGCAGTTCATTCTCGACCTGCTGCTCGAGGAGCGCGTGCTGCTCGTGCAGGGCACGGGTTTCAACTGGGCGACGCCGGACCACTTCCGCGTCGTCTTCCTGCCGAACCTCGACGATCTGACCGATTCGATCGAGCGGATCGCGCGCTTCCTCGACGGCTATCGCAAGCGTCATTCGGCCTGA
- a CDS encoding Mth938-like domain-containing protein, which translates to MKLHQDASGALNTVTGYGPDYVDVNLERHETSVIVLPGAPVQAWPVSSFDALAPEHFAMLLDPTPELVIFGSGARLRFPHPRLVAALTAKRIGVETMDFQAACRTYNILMAEGRKVAAALLIER; encoded by the coding sequence TTGAAACTGCACCAGGACGCGAGCGGCGCGCTCAACACCGTCACCGGCTACGGCCCCGATTATGTCGACGTCAATCTCGAACGCCATGAAACGAGCGTCATCGTGCTGCCCGGCGCGCCGGTCCAGGCGTGGCCCGTGTCGTCGTTCGACGCGCTCGCGCCCGAGCATTTCGCGATGCTGCTCGACCCGACGCCCGAACTCGTGATCTTCGGCAGCGGTGCGCGGCTGCGCTTCCCGCACCCGCGGCTCGTCGCGGCGCTCACGGCCAAGCGGATCGGCGTCGAGACGATGGATTTCCAGGCCGCCTGCCGCACCTACAACATCCTGATGGCCGAGGGCCGCAAAGTCGCCGCCGCGCTCTTAATTGAACGTTAA
- a CDS encoding glycosyltransferase family 39 protein has product MNDTPSRLPLNRITLVLLLVALAIVWFAPLGLRHLIPSDEGRYAEMAREMFVTGDWITPRYNGYKYFEKPPLQTWLNALTFAWFGIGDWQARLYTAIASFAGVLLVGFTGARLFNPLSGFLAAVVLACSPYWNLMGHFNALDMGLAFWMALSLCSLLLAQRPGLRPAAMRGWMWACWAAMAFAVLSKGLVGLILPGAVLVLYTLVARDWALWKRLYLISGLVIFFAIVTPWFVLVQQRNPEFFNFFFIVQQFRRYLTPEQNRPGPLYYFVPVLLVGFLPWLSVAWQSIRHALRMPRQPNGFSPMLVLLIWSAFIFLFFSTSHSKLISYVLPVAPSLALIIGAYLPLMTADRFRRHLLGYLVFFVAAAFGIIFLAYLGDARTPNALYRAFQMWLYAGLAIAAALTLAAARLNRRAGVATAITAFGAAWLAFCTIGGTGHDEFGRYSSGALLAPAVRAELAKLPPDTPFYSIEMLDHTFPFYMGHTTIMVQRQDELAFGISVEPNKWIPTVGEWITRWQQETHALAIMPPGQYDTLVKQGVPMRVIARDNRRVIVEKPQS; this is encoded by the coding sequence ATGAACGATACGCCGTCGAGGCTACCGCTCAATCGCATCACGCTCGTCCTCCTGCTCGTCGCGCTCGCGATCGTCTGGTTCGCGCCGCTCGGGCTGCGCCACCTGATCCCGAGCGACGAAGGCCGCTACGCGGAGATGGCGCGCGAGATGTTCGTCACCGGCGACTGGATCACGCCGCGCTACAACGGCTACAAGTACTTCGAGAAGCCGCCGCTGCAGACCTGGCTGAACGCGCTGACATTCGCGTGGTTCGGCATCGGCGACTGGCAGGCGCGCCTCTACACGGCCATCGCGAGCTTCGCGGGCGTGCTGCTCGTCGGCTTCACCGGCGCGCGCCTGTTCAACCCGCTGTCGGGCTTCCTCGCGGCCGTCGTGCTCGCGTGCTCGCCGTACTGGAACCTGATGGGCCACTTCAACGCGCTCGACATGGGGCTCGCGTTCTGGATGGCGCTGTCGCTCTGCTCGCTGCTGCTCGCGCAGCGGCCCGGGCTGCGCCCGGCCGCGATGCGCGGCTGGATGTGGGCGTGCTGGGCCGCGATGGCGTTCGCGGTGCTGTCGAAGGGCCTCGTCGGCCTGATCCTGCCCGGCGCCGTGCTCGTGCTCTATACGCTGGTCGCGCGCGACTGGGCGCTGTGGAAGCGCCTGTACCTGATCAGCGGCCTCGTGATCTTCTTCGCGATCGTCACGCCGTGGTTCGTGCTCGTCCAGCAGCGCAACCCCGAATTCTTCAACTTCTTCTTCATCGTCCAGCAGTTCCGCCGGTACCTGACCCCGGAACAGAACCGCCCGGGCCCGCTCTACTACTTCGTGCCCGTGCTGCTGGTCGGCTTCCTGCCGTGGCTGTCGGTCGCGTGGCAGAGCATCCGCCATGCGCTGCGGATGCCGCGCCAGCCGAACGGCTTCTCGCCGATGCTCGTGCTGCTGATCTGGAGCGCATTCATCTTCCTGTTCTTCAGCACGTCGCATTCGAAGCTGATCTCGTACGTGCTGCCCGTCGCGCCGTCGCTCGCGCTGATCATCGGCGCGTACCTGCCGCTAATGACGGCCGACCGGTTCCGCCGCCACCTGCTCGGCTACCTCGTGTTCTTCGTCGCCGCGGCGTTCGGGATCATCTTCCTCGCTTACCTGGGCGACGCCCGCACGCCGAACGCGCTGTACCGCGCGTTCCAGATGTGGCTGTACGCGGGCCTCGCGATCGCGGCCGCACTGACGCTCGCGGCCGCGCGGCTGAACCGCCGCGCGGGCGTCGCGACCGCGATCACCGCGTTCGGCGCCGCGTGGCTCGCGTTCTGCACGATCGGCGGCACCGGGCACGACGAGTTCGGCCGCTACAGCTCGGGCGCGCTGCTCGCGCCCGCCGTGCGTGCCGAACTGGCGAAGCTGCCGCCCGACACGCCGTTCTACTCGATCGAGATGCTCGATCACACGTTCCCGTTCTATATGGGCCATACGACGATCATGGTCCAGCGCCAGGACGAGCTCGCGTTCGGGATCTCGGTCGAGCCGAACAAGTGGATTCCGACCGTCGGCGAATGGATCACGCGCTGGCAGCAGGAAACCCATGCGCTCGCGATCATGCCGCCCGGCCAGTACGACACGCTGGTCAAGCAAGGCGTGCCGATGCGCGTGATCGCACGCGACAACCGCCGCGTGATCGTCGAGAAACCGCAATCGTAA
- a CDS encoding SMR family transporter — MNPVSFVCIITGVMLNACAQLLLKAGVNAVGHFEFSRANIVPVGLKIATQLPIIGGLGCYVLSVVVWILGLSRVDVSIAYPMLSLGYVVNAFAAWYLFGEVLSVQRLIGIGIILIGVLVLARS, encoded by the coding sequence ATGAATCCCGTTTCGTTCGTCTGCATCATCACCGGCGTAATGCTCAACGCCTGTGCGCAACTTCTGCTGAAAGCCGGCGTCAATGCCGTCGGGCACTTCGAATTCAGCCGTGCGAACATCGTCCCGGTCGGCCTGAAGATCGCGACCCAGCTGCCGATCATCGGCGGCCTCGGCTGCTACGTGCTGAGCGTCGTCGTGTGGATCCTCGGGCTGTCGCGAGTCGACGTGTCGATCGCGTACCCGATGCTGTCGCTCGGCTACGTCGTCAACGCATTCGCGGCCTGGTACCTGTTCGGCGAAGTGCTGTCGGTCCAGCGGCTCATCGGCATCGGCATCATCCTGATCGGGGTGCTCGTGCTCGCGCGAAGCTGA
- a CDS encoding DegT/DnrJ/EryC1/StrS family aminotransferase has translation MSQTTAPFLPFTRPEIDEETIQGVVEVLRSGWITTGPQSQKFEAALSEYCGGRPVRAFNSGTCTLEIGLRIAGVGAGDEVITTPASWVSTSNVILETGATPVFADIDPVTRNIDLDKLEQAITPRTKAIIPVYLAGLPVDMDRLYAIARAHNLRVIEDAAQALGSTWNGKRIGAIGDIVSFSFHANKNLTTIEGGALVLNNEDEATLAQKYRLQGITRTGFDGMDCDVLGGKYNLTDVAARVGLGQLPHLERFTAQRRALARAYFAAFDGGPAVKLGVGLPVAEFENGNWHMFQITLPLERLSIPRADFMAQMKERGIGTGVHYPAIHLFTLYRARGFKEGMFPHAERYGASTVTLPLFTQMTEGDVRRVVDAINQICEQYGK, from the coding sequence ATGAGCCAGACTACCGCTCCGTTTCTGCCGTTCACCCGCCCCGAGATCGATGAGGAAACCATCCAGGGCGTCGTCGAAGTGCTGCGCTCGGGCTGGATCACCACCGGCCCGCAGAGCCAGAAATTCGAAGCGGCGCTGTCCGAGTACTGCGGCGGCCGTCCTGTCCGCGCGTTCAATTCGGGCACCTGCACGCTCGAGATCGGCCTGCGCATCGCGGGTGTCGGCGCCGGCGACGAGGTGATCACGACGCCGGCGTCGTGGGTCTCGACCAGCAACGTGATCCTCGAGACCGGCGCGACGCCCGTGTTCGCCGACATCGATCCCGTCACGCGCAACATCGACCTCGACAAGCTCGAGCAGGCGATCACGCCGCGCACGAAGGCGATCATCCCCGTCTACCTGGCCGGCCTGCCGGTCGACATGGACCGCCTGTACGCGATCGCGCGTGCGCACAACCTGCGCGTGATCGAGGACGCCGCGCAGGCGCTCGGCTCGACGTGGAACGGCAAGCGCATCGGCGCGATCGGCGACATCGTGTCGTTCAGCTTCCACGCGAACAAGAACCTGACGACGATCGAAGGCGGCGCGCTCGTGCTGAACAACGAGGACGAGGCGACGCTCGCGCAGAAGTACCGGCTGCAGGGCATCACGCGCACGGGCTTCGACGGGATGGACTGCGACGTGCTCGGCGGCAAGTACAACCTGACCGACGTCGCCGCGCGCGTCGGCCTCGGCCAGCTGCCGCACCTCGAGCGCTTCACCGCGCAGCGCCGCGCGCTCGCCCGCGCGTATTTCGCCGCGTTCGACGGCGGCCCTGCCGTGAAGCTCGGCGTCGGCCTGCCCGTCGCCGAATTCGAGAACGGCAACTGGCACATGTTCCAGATCACGCTGCCGCTCGAGCGGCTGTCGATCCCGCGCGCCGATTTCATGGCGCAGATGAAGGAGCGCGGCATCGGCACGGGCGTCCACTACCCGGCGATCCATCTTTTCACGCTGTACCGTGCGCGCGGCTTCAAGGAGGGCATGTTCCCCCACGCCGAACGGTACGGCGCGTCGACCGTCACGCTGCCGCTCTTCACGCAGATGACGGAAGGCGATGTGCGTCGCGTGGTCGACGCCATCAACCAGATTTGCGAACAATACGGAAAATAA
- a CDS encoding glycosyltransferase, producing MSHLEARAGHPGAGHLDAGRPEVSIIIPVYNEEDGLAALFARLYPALDALDTSYEVILINDGSRDRSAAMLADQFHVRPDTTRVVLLNGNYGQHMAILAGFAQSRGEIVITLDADLQNPPEEIGKLIAKMREGYDYVGSIRKQRQDSLWRRKASQMMNRLRERITRIKMTDQGCMLRAYSRRIIDTINVCGEVNTFIPALAYTFAQKPTEIEVAHEERFAGESKYSLYSLIRLNFDLVTGFSVVPLQWLSFIGVILSLGSAALFLLLLVRRFIVGAEVQGVFTLFAITFFLLGVIIFALGLLGEYVGRIYQQVRARPRYLIQAVLEQHDGVPAVPAGANRAGAAQ from the coding sequence ATGAGTCACCTTGAAGCACGCGCCGGGCATCCGGGCGCCGGGCACCTGGACGCCGGCCGGCCCGAAGTATCGATCATCATCCCCGTGTACAACGAGGAAGATGGCCTCGCCGCGCTGTTCGCGCGGCTGTATCCGGCGCTCGACGCACTCGACACGTCATACGAAGTGATCCTGATCAACGACGGCAGCCGCGACCGCTCGGCCGCGATGCTCGCGGACCAGTTCCACGTACGCCCCGACACGACGCGCGTCGTGCTGCTCAACGGCAACTACGGCCAGCACATGGCGATCCTCGCCGGCTTCGCGCAGTCGCGCGGCGAGATCGTCATCACGCTCGACGCCGACCTGCAGAACCCGCCCGAGGAAATCGGCAAGCTGATCGCGAAGATGCGCGAGGGCTACGACTACGTCGGCTCGATCCGCAAGCAGCGCCAGGACAGCCTGTGGCGACGCAAGGCGTCGCAGATGATGAACCGGCTGCGCGAGCGCATCACGCGCATCAAGATGACCGACCAGGGCTGCATGCTGCGCGCGTACAGCCGCCGCATCATCGACACGATCAACGTGTGCGGCGAGGTCAACACGTTCATCCCCGCGCTCGCCTACACGTTCGCGCAGAAGCCGACCGAGATCGAGGTCGCGCACGAGGAACGCTTCGCGGGCGAATCGAAGTATTCGCTGTACAGCCTGATCCGCCTGAACTTCGACCTCGTGACGGGCTTCTCGGTCGTGCCGCTGCAGTGGCTGTCGTTCATCGGCGTGATCCTGTCGCTCGGCTCCGCCGCGCTGTTCTTGCTGCTGCTCGTGCGGCGCTTCATCGTCGGCGCGGAAGTGCAAGGCGTGTTCACGCTGTTCGCGATCACGTTCTTCCTGCTCGGCGTGATCATCTTCGCGCTCGGCCTGCTCGGCGAATACGTCGGCCGCATCTACCAGCAGGTGCGCGCACGGCCGCGCTACCTGATCCAGGCCGTGCTCGAGCAGCACGACGGCGTGCCGGCGGTGCCGGCCGGCGCGAACCGCGCGGGGGCCGCGCAATGA